One genomic region from Actinocatenispora thailandica encodes:
- a CDS encoding S1C family serine protease — protein MPGQPIGGPADTTGQFGATQQVPAYPGGYGASGWQQPGPYGPKPPSRARRWVAAGAAAVVLVLAGGVVGGVTVHALDGNTPMESTVVSSPVSVKGGSLADMVKQVKPSVVSLKVQSGQSGDEGSGVIISTNGMIVTNNHVVEAAAGATVRSRSRSTTAARRRRRSSDGIRPATSPWCRRRASRI, from the coding sequence GTGCCCGGTCAGCCGATCGGCGGGCCGGCCGACACGACCGGCCAGTTCGGCGCGACTCAGCAGGTCCCGGCCTACCCGGGCGGTTACGGCGCGTCCGGCTGGCAGCAGCCCGGGCCGTACGGCCCGAAGCCGCCGAGCAGGGCCCGCCGGTGGGTCGCGGCCGGCGCCGCGGCGGTCGTCCTGGTGCTGGCCGGCGGCGTCGTCGGCGGTGTCACGGTGCACGCGCTGGACGGGAACACGCCGATGGAGTCGACGGTCGTGTCCAGCCCGGTGTCGGTCAAGGGCGGCTCGCTCGCCGACATGGTGAAGCAGGTCAAGCCCAGCGTGGTGTCGCTGAAGGTGCAGTCCGGCCAGTCCGGAGACGAGGGTTCCGGCGTCATCATCTCGACCAACGGCATGATCGTGACCAACAACCACGTGGTCGAGGCCGCCGCGGGGGCAACGGTTCGATCCAGGTCACGTTCGACGACGGCAGCCAGGCGCCGGCGAAGATCATCGGACGGGATCCGTCCGGCGACCTCGCCGTGGTGCAGGCGCAGGGCAAGTCGGATCTGA
- a CDS encoding S1C family serine protease has product MGRDPSGDLAVVQAQGKSDLKPATIGNSDKLSPGDGVVAIGSPLGLEGTVTQGIVSALNRSYTVSTEQQQQPQQQNPFNFQDPQKQQQQSGSITIPNAIQTDAAINPGNSGGPLLNMSGQVIGINSAIRSSDSSGSGQGGSIGIGFAIPINTAKATADKLIKGEKVQHPLFGVSVTSATDSNGNGSGALVAAVTKGGPADKAGIQKGDVITQVDGTKVPDSDTLVSVVAQHQPGDKVKVTYTRNGKSHTATATLAAAK; this is encoded by the coding sequence ATCGGACGGGATCCGTCCGGCGACCTCGCCGTGGTGCAGGCGCAGGGCAAGTCGGATCTGAAGCCGGCGACCATCGGCAACAGCGACAAGCTCTCGCCGGGCGACGGTGTCGTGGCGATCGGCAGCCCGCTCGGCCTGGAAGGTACGGTCACCCAGGGCATCGTGTCGGCGCTCAACCGCAGCTACACGGTGTCGACCGAACAGCAGCAGCAGCCGCAGCAGCAGAACCCGTTCAACTTCCAGGACCCGCAGAAGCAACAGCAGCAGAGCGGTTCGATCACGATCCCGAACGCGATCCAGACCGATGCGGCGATCAACCCCGGCAACTCCGGTGGCCCGCTGCTGAACATGTCCGGCCAGGTCATCGGGATCAACAGCGCGATCCGCTCGTCGGACAGCTCGGGCAGCGGCCAGGGTGGCAGCATCGGCATCGGCTTCGCGATCCCGATCAACACCGCGAAGGCCACCGCGGACAAGCTGATCAAGGGCGAGAAGGTGCAGCACCCGCTGTTCGGTGTCTCGGTGACCAGCGCCACCGACTCGAACGGCAACGGCAGCGGCGCGCTCGTCGCGGCGGTCACCAAGGGTGGCCCGGCCGACAAGGCCGGCATCCAGAAGGGTGACGTGATCACCCAGGTCGACGGGACCAAGGTGCCGGACTCCGACACGCTGGTCTCGGTGGTGGCCCAGCACCAGCCGGGCGACAAGGTGAAGGTCACCTACACCCGCAACGGCAAGTCACACACCGCCACCGCGACGCTCGCGGCAGCGAAGTAA
- a CDS encoding bifunctional 3'-5' exonuclease/DNA polymerase, which translates to MRWAVYDDEAGGGALAGLDASGAIGAATAVPALAAAVGAREAGDVRWVWPDTARCYPGLLRDGARVARCHDLALTEGLLLGHAGRWGEPRALPAAWARLHDLPVPDDEPLAGAPQPGRPTQPALFAPARQPLPGAASPLAAVAGVHADQLARIGALPDPARFRLLVAVESAGALAAAELGAVGLPWRADVHDRLLTEALGARPTGGGRPPVLAGLAAQIEAAFGFRLNPDSPAEVVAAFRKVGIAVPSTRAYVLRDVEHPAVAPLLRYKELSRLHVANGWQFLADWVVGGRFRPEYVAGAVVSGRWGTRGGGALQIPKAVRRAVVAEPGWVLVVADAGQLEPRVLAALSGDRGMATAAGPGDMYAALAASAFEGDRAKAKVALLAAMYGGTTGAGGALLATLRRRFPDAVGYVEAAARVGEQGGLVRSLLGRTCPPASTPVAGPGEPAEAAEPVSASSARARGRFTRNFVIQATAAEWALLLLAELRRRLASMDGTELVFFQHDEVVVHCRRELAGEVTAAVTASAQAATGMLFGPTRVRFPLDVATAECYADAK; encoded by the coding sequence GTGCGGTGGGCGGTGTACGACGACGAGGCCGGGGGCGGCGCGCTTGCCGGCCTCGACGCGTCCGGTGCGATCGGTGCCGCGACCGCCGTGCCGGCGCTGGCCGCGGCGGTGGGTGCCCGCGAGGCCGGCGACGTGCGGTGGGTCTGGCCGGACACTGCGCGCTGCTACCCGGGCCTGCTGCGGGACGGCGCCCGGGTGGCCCGGTGTCACGACCTGGCGCTGACCGAGGGGCTGCTGCTGGGGCATGCCGGCCGCTGGGGTGAGCCGCGGGCGCTGCCGGCGGCGTGGGCCCGGCTGCACGACCTGCCGGTGCCGGACGACGAGCCGCTGGCGGGCGCGCCGCAGCCGGGCCGGCCGACCCAGCCGGCGCTGTTCGCGCCGGCCCGCCAGCCGCTGCCGGGCGCGGCGTCGCCGCTGGCCGCGGTGGCCGGCGTGCACGCCGACCAGCTCGCGCGCATCGGCGCGCTGCCCGACCCGGCGCGGTTCCGGCTGCTGGTCGCGGTGGAGTCGGCGGGCGCGCTGGCGGCGGCGGAGCTGGGCGCGGTCGGCCTGCCGTGGCGGGCCGACGTGCACGACCGGTTGCTGACCGAGGCGCTCGGGGCCCGGCCGACCGGTGGTGGCCGGCCGCCGGTGCTGGCCGGGCTGGCGGCGCAGATCGAGGCGGCCTTCGGGTTTCGGCTCAACCCGGACTCGCCGGCGGAGGTGGTGGCCGCGTTCCGCAAGGTGGGCATCGCGGTGCCCTCGACCCGGGCGTACGTGTTGCGCGACGTGGAGCATCCGGCGGTGGCGCCGCTGCTCCGGTACAAGGAGTTGTCCCGGCTGCACGTGGCGAACGGGTGGCAGTTCCTCGCCGACTGGGTGGTCGGCGGCCGGTTCCGGCCGGAGTACGTCGCGGGCGCGGTGGTGTCCGGGCGGTGGGGCACCCGGGGCGGTGGTGCGTTGCAGATCCCGAAGGCGGTGCGTCGCGCGGTGGTGGCGGAACCGGGCTGGGTGCTGGTGGTGGCCGACGCCGGCCAGTTGGAGCCGCGGGTGCTCGCGGCGCTGTCCGGGGACCGCGGGATGGCGACCGCGGCGGGCCCCGGCGACATGTACGCGGCGCTCGCCGCCTCGGCGTTCGAGGGCGACCGGGCCAAGGCGAAGGTCGCGCTGCTCGCCGCGATGTACGGGGGCACCACCGGCGCCGGTGGCGCGCTGCTCGCCACCCTGCGGCGGCGGTTCCCGGACGCGGTGGGGTACGTGGAGGCCGCGGCCCGGGTGGGTGAGCAGGGCGGCCTGGTGCGTTCGCTGCTGGGGCGCACCTGCCCGCCGGCGTCGACCCCGGTCGCCGGGCCGGGCGAGCCGGCCGAGGCGGCGGAGCCGGTGTCGGCGTCGTCGGCGCGGGCCCGCGGCCGGTTCACCCGCAACTTCGTCATTCAGGCGACGGCGGCGGAGTGGGCGCTGTTGCTGCTGGCCGAGTTGCGCCGGCGGTTGGCCTCGATGGACGGTACCGAGCTGGTGTTCTTTCAGCACGACGAGGTGGTCGTGCACTGCCGGCGGGAGCTGGCGGGCGAGGTGACGGCCGCGGTGACCGCGTCGGCGCAGGCGGCGACGGGGATGTTGTTCGGGCCGACCCGGGTGCGCTTCCCGCTCGACGTGGCGACCGCGGAGTGTTATGCCGATGCGAAATGA
- a CDS encoding MgtC/SapB family protein, which translates to MTNIVAFGEPIGQGWTQIGELALALVLCTVIGLERELAQKAAGLRTHTLVGVGAALIMLISKYGFSDILGEHVTLDPSRIAAQIVSGIGFIGGGLIFVRRDAVRGLTTAAVIWMSAAVGMACGAGLWLLAIAVTAGHFLVLYGYPAIGRLLPRSKWAPSNLTMTYHGGQGVLRNTLAACTDRGIAVAEISTEQVEEGAGGRVRVALTLRGVRDPGDLAASLSEIDGVVAVRAGDEERSTE; encoded by the coding sequence ATGACCAATATAGTGGCGTTCGGTGAGCCCATCGGGCAGGGCTGGACCCAGATCGGGGAACTCGCCCTCGCGCTGGTGCTCTGTACGGTCATCGGCCTGGAGCGGGAACTCGCCCAGAAGGCGGCCGGGCTGCGCACCCACACCCTCGTCGGGGTCGGCGCGGCGCTGATCATGCTGATCTCCAAGTACGGCTTCAGCGACATCCTCGGCGAGCACGTCACCCTCGACCCGTCCCGGATCGCCGCGCAGATCGTGTCCGGCATCGGCTTCATCGGCGGTGGGCTGATCTTCGTCCGCCGCGACGCGGTCCGCGGTCTGACCACCGCCGCGGTGATCTGGATGTCGGCCGCGGTCGGCATGGCCTGCGGTGCCGGGCTGTGGCTGCTCGCGATCGCGGTGACCGCCGGGCACTTCCTCGTGCTGTACGGCTACCCGGCGATCGGCCGGCTGCTGCCGCGGTCGAAGTGGGCGCCGTCGAACCTGACGATGACCTACCACGGTGGGCAGGGCGTGCTGCGCAACACGCTGGCCGCCTGTACCGACCGCGGCATCGCCGTCGCGGAGATCTCCACCGAGCAGGTCGAGGAGGGTGCCGGCGGCCGGGTCCGGGTCGCGCTGACCCTTCGGGGCGTCCGCGACCCGGGCGACCTGGCCGCGAGCCTGTCCGAGATCGACGGCGTGGTCGCGGTGCGCGCCGGCGACGAGGAACGCAGTACCGAATGA
- a CDS encoding Lrp/AsnC family transcriptional regulator produces MAFRSEIALDDLDWRILHELQTDGRQSYKSLARRVNLSAPAVADRVRRLQDAGVITGYQARVDPARAGSPLTAFLMLRCTPGRCLLRTARAADYPEIVEVHKLASESCTLLKVRVASMTHLEGFLEQLGQRHGEARSHIVLSTQYERHEVEQPPAAPGEITPADGW; encoded by the coding sequence ATGGCCTTCCGTTCGGAGATCGCCCTCGACGACCTGGACTGGCGCATCCTGCACGAGTTGCAGACCGACGGCCGCCAGTCGTACAAGTCGCTCGCCCGGCGGGTGAACCTGTCGGCGCCGGCGGTGGCCGACCGGGTGCGCCGGCTGCAGGACGCCGGGGTGATCACCGGCTACCAGGCGCGGGTCGATCCGGCGCGGGCCGGCTCGCCGCTCACCGCGTTCCTGATGCTGCGCTGCACGCCCGGCCGGTGCCTGCTGCGCACCGCGCGGGCCGCCGACTACCCGGAGATCGTCGAGGTGCACAAGCTCGCCAGCGAGTCCTGCACCCTGTTGAAGGTGCGGGTCGCGTCGATGACCCACCTGGAGGGGTTCCTGGAGCAGCTCGGCCAGCGGCACGGCGAGGCGCGATCGCACATCGTGCTGTCCACCCAGTACGAGCGGCACGAGGTCGAGCAGCCGCCCGCCGCGCCGGGCGAGATCACTCCCGCCGACGGCTGGTGA
- a CDS encoding MFS transporter, producing the protein MANYPETPPGRRRTMGALFLGAASVNAAMVLAGTAATLVVADRLGTGWGGLGSTAGVAGTAAGVLLLSRVMARWSRRTGLGAGALTGTAGAAVATAGAAAGSVPVLLAGMLLLGVGNAAAQLARYAAAGLFEARRRGTALGAVVWAGTVGAVGGPLLLGPSTRAAGASGWAPLTGAFALALGCFGVAVVAFLLVARRPAATPDEPVPAAGPLRTVLVRPDVRLALAAMLTAQVVMTAVMTAAPLSMHRHGQSMGVVGLVVSAHTLGMFAFAPVSGRLADRFGGRTVVAAGLATLALATVLVTGTAGSTGPGLPVALFVLGYGWNLAFVGASALLVHGLPAAVESRVQGLVESWSWAGGGAATLGSTAVLGAAGYPPLALGAGALLAVPAALLLARRPRRPIGEPRPNRSELAERAR; encoded by the coding sequence ATGGCAAACTACCCCGAAACCCCGCCGGGACGCCGGCGCACGATGGGCGCGCTGTTTCTCGGTGCCGCGTCGGTCAACGCCGCGATGGTGCTCGCCGGTACCGCCGCGACGCTGGTCGTCGCCGACCGGCTCGGCACCGGCTGGGGCGGGCTCGGCAGTACGGCCGGGGTCGCCGGCACCGCCGCCGGCGTGCTGCTGTTGAGCCGGGTGATGGCCCGGTGGAGTCGGCGTACCGGTCTGGGCGCCGGCGCCCTCACCGGTACGGCCGGCGCGGCGGTGGCGACCGCGGGTGCCGCGGCCGGCTCGGTGCCGGTGCTGCTTGCCGGGATGCTGCTGCTGGGTGTCGGGAACGCCGCCGCGCAGCTCGCCCGGTACGCGGCGGCGGGGCTGTTCGAGGCGCGCCGGCGGGGAACGGCCCTCGGCGCCGTCGTGTGGGCGGGCACCGTCGGTGCCGTCGGTGGGCCGCTGCTGCTCGGCCCGTCGACGCGGGCGGCCGGTGCTTCCGGTTGGGCACCATTGACCGGCGCCTTCGCCCTCGCACTGGGCTGCTTCGGGGTGGCCGTCGTGGCGTTCCTGCTGGTGGCACGGCGCCCGGCGGCGACGCCGGACGAGCCGGTGCCGGCGGCGGGGCCGCTGCGGACGGTGCTGGTGCGGCCGGACGTCCGGCTCGCGCTGGCTGCGATGCTGACCGCCCAGGTGGTGATGACCGCGGTGATGACCGCGGCGCCGCTGTCGATGCACCGGCACGGGCAGTCGATGGGCGTGGTCGGCCTGGTGGTGTCGGCGCACACGTTGGGCATGTTCGCGTTCGCGCCGGTGTCCGGGCGGCTGGCGGACCGGTTCGGCGGCCGGACCGTCGTCGCTGCCGGCCTGGCGACGCTGGCGCTGGCCACCGTGCTCGTCACCGGTACCGCCGGGTCGACCGGGCCCGGCCTGCCGGTGGCGCTGTTCGTGCTCGGGTACGGCTGGAACCTGGCGTTCGTCGGCGCCAGCGCCCTGCTGGTGCACGGGCTGCCGGCCGCGGTGGAGTCGCGGGTGCAGGGGCTGGTGGAGAGCTGGTCCTGGGCCGGTGGCGGTGCGGCGACGCTCGGTTCGACCGCGGTACTCGGTGCCGCCGGCTACCCGCCGCTCGCGCTCGGCGCCGGCGCGCTGCTCGCCGTACCGGCGGCGCTGCTGCTCGCCCGCCGGCCGCGCCGGCCGATCGGGGAACCGCGGCCGAACCGATCGGAGCTCGCCGAGCGGGCCCGCTGA
- the glyA gene encoding serine hydroxymethyltransferase codes for MTDLLNRSLADTDPEVAAAIGAELHRQQSTLEMIASENFAPVSVLSAQGSVLTNKYAEGYPGRRYYGGCEHVDVIERLAIERVKGLFGAGFANVQPHSGAQANAAAMFATLTPGDTILGLDLAHGGHLTHGMKINFSGKLYHVVAYHVDEIDYRVDMAEVRRLAVEHQPKMIVAGWSAYPRQLDFAAFREIADEVGALLMVDMAHFAGLVAAGLHPNPVEYADIVTTTTHKTLGGPRGGVILTNTPELAKKINSAVFPGQQGGPLEHVIAAKAVAFKVAASDEFTDRQRRTLAGAKILAERLSAPELAAAGVRVLTGGTEVHLVLVDLRDSELDGRQAEDRLHDLGITVNRNAVPFDPRPPMVTSGLRIGTPALATRGFDTDAFTEVADVIAGALSADFDESRAAALRDRVTALADKYPLYPSL; via the coding sequence ATGACCGACCTGCTGAACCGTTCCCTCGCCGACACCGACCCCGAGGTCGCGGCGGCCATCGGCGCCGAGCTGCACCGCCAGCAGTCGACGCTGGAGATGATCGCCTCGGAGAACTTCGCCCCGGTCTCGGTGCTGTCCGCGCAGGGCTCCGTGCTGACCAACAAGTACGCCGAGGGCTACCCCGGCCGCCGTTACTACGGCGGCTGCGAGCACGTCGACGTGATCGAGCGGCTGGCGATCGAGCGGGTCAAGGGCCTGTTCGGCGCGGGGTTCGCGAACGTCCAGCCGCACTCCGGCGCGCAGGCCAACGCGGCCGCCATGTTCGCCACCCTGACCCCGGGTGACACCATCCTCGGCCTGGACCTGGCGCACGGCGGCCACCTGACCCACGGGATGAAGATCAACTTCTCCGGCAAGCTGTACCACGTGGTCGCCTACCACGTCGACGAGATCGACTACCGGGTCGACATGGCCGAGGTGCGCCGACTCGCGGTCGAGCACCAGCCGAAGATGATCGTCGCCGGCTGGTCGGCGTACCCGCGGCAGCTCGACTTCGCCGCGTTCCGGGAGATCGCCGACGAGGTCGGCGCGCTGCTGATGGTCGACATGGCGCACTTCGCCGGGCTGGTCGCCGCCGGCCTGCACCCGAACCCGGTCGAGTACGCCGACATCGTCACCACCACCACGCACAAGACGCTCGGCGGCCCGCGCGGTGGCGTCATCCTGACCAACACTCCGGAGCTGGCCAAGAAGATCAACTCGGCGGTGTTCCCCGGCCAGCAGGGCGGGCCGCTGGAGCACGTGATCGCGGCCAAGGCGGTCGCGTTCAAGGTCGCCGCCTCGGACGAGTTCACCGACCGGCAGCGCCGCACCCTGGCCGGCGCGAAGATCCTCGCCGAGCGGCTGAGCGCACCGGAGCTGGCCGCCGCCGGCGTCCGGGTGCTGACCGGCGGCACCGAGGTGCACCTGGTGCTGGTCGACCTGCGCGACTCCGAGCTGGACGGCCGGCAGGCCGAGGACCGGCTGCACGATCTCGGGATCACCGTCAACCGCAACGCGGTGCCGTTCGACCCGCGGCCGCCGATGGTCACCTCCGGCCTGCGCATCGGTACCCCGGCGCTCGCCACCCGCGGGTTCGACACCGACGCGTTCACCGAGGTCGCCGACGTCATCGCCGGCGCACTGTCGGCCGACTTCGACGAGTCCCGGGCCGCCGCGCTGCGCGACCGGGTCACCGCGCTGGCCGACAAGTACCCGCTGTATCCGTCGCTGTGA
- a CDS encoding DUF4235 domain-containing protein translates to MSKVGWKVTGLAFALPLGFVARKAVAAGWRAVRHDDPPQHADDFEASWGETLAWAALSGVAIAAAELLAARGAARVWRQFTGNEPPGHEHEPAEIEA, encoded by the coding sequence ATGAGCAAGGTGGGCTGGAAGGTGACCGGGCTGGCGTTCGCGCTGCCGCTCGGCTTCGTCGCGCGCAAGGCGGTCGCCGCCGGTTGGCGCGCGGTGCGGCACGACGATCCGCCACAGCACGCCGACGACTTCGAGGCCAGCTGGGGCGAGACGCTCGCCTGGGCGGCGCTGTCCGGGGTGGCCATCGCCGCCGCGGAGCTGCTCGCGGCACGCGGCGCGGCGCGCGTCTGGCGGCAGTTCACCGGCAACGAACCCCCAGGTCACGAGCATGAACCGGCGGAAATCGAGGCCTGA
- a CDS encoding Crp/Fnr family transcriptional regulator produces MDRWRAVPNDPLRGVALFAGLDLRSRRRLAASAESRVYREGQVLFREGDPGDVLFVLRHGAVAVYRSGPGGDRAVLTLVRAPNVLGEISLLDGAPRSASVEAIAPTEALVLPRTAFLDLVHTDRRLMDEVFRAMGAMARRLTEQKADHIFLDLPGRVAKTLVRLLVPGEGEHDPPTLSQSRVAELVGGSRQSVNQVIRTFAHRGWLRTEGRSIVLTDLASLRRRAGLPEHPEP; encoded by the coding sequence TTGGACCGCTGGCGCGCTGTTCCGAACGACCCGTTGCGCGGGGTCGCGTTGTTCGCCGGGCTCGACCTGCGCAGCCGGCGCCGCCTCGCCGCGAGCGCCGAATCCCGGGTGTACCGGGAAGGGCAGGTGCTGTTCCGCGAGGGCGACCCGGGTGACGTGCTGTTCGTGCTCCGGCACGGCGCGGTCGCGGTGTACCGGTCTGGTCCGGGCGGCGACCGTGCGGTCCTGACGCTGGTCCGGGCGCCGAACGTGCTGGGTGAGATCTCGCTGCTGGACGGCGCACCGCGGTCGGCGTCGGTGGAGGCGATCGCGCCGACCGAGGCGCTGGTGTTGCCGCGGACCGCGTTCCTGGATCTGGTGCACACCGATCGGCGGTTGATGGACGAGGTGTTCCGGGCGATGGGCGCGATGGCCCGGCGGCTGACCGAGCAGAAGGCGGACCACATCTTCCTGGACCTGCCGGGCCGGGTGGCGAAGACGTTGGTCCGGTTGCTGGTGCCGGGTGAGGGCGAGCACGATCCGCCGACGTTGAGTCAGAGCCGGGTGGCGGAGCTGGTGGGCGGTTCGCGGCAGAGCGTGAACCAGGTGATCCGGACGTTCGCCCACCGCGGTTGGCTGCGCACCGAGGGTCGCTCGATCGTGCTGACCGACCTGGCGTCGTTGCGGCGCCGTGCCGGGCTGCCGGAGCACCCCGAGCCCTGA
- a CDS encoding group I truncated hemoglobin — MMTWRLMVGEATSDYERIGGGEAVRQVVGRFYELVLGDPELAGYFVGADLVRLKRHQALLISQVLGGPAEYDGRELGAAHRGMGISSDDFGRVVVHLVAALREASVSEDIIGRVGDVLGGTKAEIVEA; from the coding sequence ATGATGACATGGAGGCTGATGGTGGGCGAGGCGACGAGCGACTACGAACGCATCGGTGGCGGCGAGGCGGTCCGGCAGGTGGTGGGCCGGTTCTACGAGCTGGTGCTGGGCGACCCGGAACTGGCCGGCTACTTCGTCGGTGCCGATCTGGTTCGGCTCAAACGACACCAGGCGCTGCTGATCTCCCAGGTACTCGGCGGCCCCGCCGAGTACGACGGGCGGGAGCTCGGCGCCGCGCACCGCGGGATGGGGATCAGCTCCGACGACTTCGGCCGGGTGGTCGTGCACCTGGTCGCCGCGTTGCGCGAGGCGAGCGTGTCGGAGGACATCATCGGCCGCGTCGGTGACGTGCTCGGCGGTACCAAGGCGGAGATCGTCGAGGCCTGA
- a CDS encoding globin domain-containing protein produces the protein MDPQALKDSWANTARHGDEVPLFFYSHLFLTHPETRGMFPMSMAGQRDKLVAALGRIVSDVDRLDEVLPFIQQLGRDHRRFAVLAEHYPAVGESLLATLAHFNGAQWTEALAGQWAEAYGLVAQVMTEAAEQAAQHSPPWWNGEIIGIERRGLDIAVLQVRTDHPYPYQPGQSAAVEFSRRPRLWRYLTPANAPRADHTIELHVKIVDGGQVSTALVQSAALGDTLRIGAPVGTALVLPDDGADLLMVAGATGLAPLRALLEQLDRQWQADRTERRVDLFHGVRTAFDLYEHQLLGELAAARPWFRYVPVVSHDASFSGQRGLVGDVAAGAGRWADRLCLVCGSPDMVRHTVSALGSAGVPAEQVRYDEFTPGTEPTPAPAAAATPGGIGGGRWGQ, from the coding sequence ATGGATCCGCAGGCACTCAAGGACAGCTGGGCCAACACCGCGCGGCACGGCGACGAGGTGCCGCTGTTCTTCTACTCGCACCTGTTCCTGACGCACCCGGAGACGCGGGGCATGTTCCCGATGTCGATGGCCGGTCAGCGCGACAAGCTGGTGGCCGCGCTGGGTCGGATCGTCAGCGACGTCGACCGGCTCGACGAGGTGCTGCCGTTCATCCAGCAGCTGGGGCGCGACCACCGTCGCTTCGCGGTACTGGCGGAGCACTACCCGGCGGTCGGCGAGTCGCTGCTCGCCACCCTCGCGCACTTCAACGGTGCACAGTGGACGGAAGCGCTGGCCGGGCAGTGGGCCGAGGCGTACGGGCTGGTCGCGCAGGTGATGACCGAGGCCGCCGAGCAGGCGGCGCAGCACAGCCCGCCGTGGTGGAACGGCGAGATCATCGGCATCGAGCGGCGCGGCCTGGACATCGCCGTGCTGCAGGTGCGCACCGACCACCCCTACCCGTACCAGCCGGGGCAGTCGGCGGCCGTCGAGTTCTCCCGCCGGCCGCGGCTCTGGCGGTACCTGACGCCGGCGAACGCGCCGCGTGCCGACCACACGATCGAACTGCACGTCAAGATCGTCGACGGCGGGCAGGTGAGCACCGCGCTGGTGCAGTCCGCCGCGCTGGGTGACACGCTGCGGATCGGCGCCCCGGTCGGGACCGCGCTGGTGCTTCCCGACGACGGTGCCGACCTGCTGATGGTCGCCGGCGCCACCGGCCTGGCGCCGTTGCGGGCGCTGCTGGAACAGCTCGACCGGCAGTGGCAGGCCGACCGGACCGAGCGGCGGGTCGACCTGTTCCACGGCGTGCGCACCGCGTTCGACCTGTACGAGCACCAGCTGCTCGGCGAACTCGCCGCGGCCCGGCCGTGGTTCCGGTACGTCCCGGTGGTGTCGCACGACGCGAGCTTCTCCGGCCAACGCGGCCTGGTCGGCGACGTCGCCGCCGGTGCCGGACGCTGGGCGGACCGGCTGTGCCTGGTGTGCGGGTCGCCGGACATGGTGCGCCACACGGTGTCCGCGCTCGGTTCCGCCGGAGTGCCCGCCGAGCAGGTGCGCTACGACGAGTTCACGCCCGGCACGGAGCCGACGCCGGCACCGGCCGCGGCGGCCACACCGGGCGGTATCGGTGGGGGAAGGTGGGGACAGTGA
- a CDS encoding DivIVA domain-containing protein, with translation MTDQSAPRRVPLSAERVRTTTFSRPPFGRRGFHEDEVRMFLGRVADDLAAADAEKAALRAEIARLTNYYREHGQDPNAETQRSRVSVDAVNLMSQAQQAADTHVAQAEEYARKLVGQARQRYEELLQHAQEQAKQAAAEAQRAAEALPAHASEADRAALEQKVTYLRTFAEVTEVQLRSVLEALTREVDKLGDVPKP, from the coding sequence GTGACCGACCAGAGCGCCCCGAGGCGGGTGCCGCTCAGCGCGGAACGGGTGCGTACCACCACGTTCTCCCGACCGCCGTTCGGCCGCCGCGGCTTCCACGAGGACGAGGTACGGATGTTCCTCGGCCGGGTCGCCGACGACCTCGCGGCGGCCGACGCGGAGAAGGCGGCGCTGCGCGCCGAGATCGCCCGGCTGACCAACTACTACCGGGAACACGGCCAGGACCCGAACGCCGAGACGCAGCGGTCCCGGGTCAGTGTCGACGCGGTCAACCTGATGAGCCAGGCGCAGCAGGCCGCCGACACGCACGTCGCGCAGGCCGAGGAGTACGCGCGCAAGCTCGTCGGGCAGGCCCGGCAACGCTACGAGGAGCTCCTGCAGCACGCGCAGGAACAGGCGAAGCAGGCGGCGGCCGAGGCGCAGCGGGCGGCCGAGGCGTTGCCCGCGCACGCTAGCGAGGCGGACCGCGCCGCGCTGGAGCAGAAGGTGACCTACCTGCGTACCTTCGCCGAGGTCACCGAGGTGCAGCTGCGCTCGGTGCTGGAGGCGCTGACCCGCGAGGTGGACAAGCTGGGCGACGTACCCAAGCCGTGA